A genomic stretch from Edaphobacter aggregans includes:
- the fliD gene encoding flagellar filament capping protein FliD, with translation MGTVGLSFGAATSGQGFDVASTVTQIQASEQAIETPWKNQLTALQAQDTVFTSLGTDLSTLTTSLQALTDFQGVFAEKQGSSSNTDLLSLTAADSTAVAGSHTVVINSLAQTSSEVSSAISNASDTLSGSVTIQGQEFDIDSSDDTLATLSAAINAADIGVKASVITDSSGSRLSLVSGTSGAAGQLDVTSSLSGASSGAIAFQVGQTGKDASLTVDGVSVTSSSNTVSNAISGVTFQLLGSSAGTEVQVEITNDNTAIATAVNSFVTAYNAVIKDINTQEGKDSSGNPEPLYGNPTLAMIQSQLTGSLFAGAASGSINNITQLGIGMNDDGTLTLNADTLNGALNSNFSDVTGFLQNSGSFAQTMATTLNNLGTQAPNGAVYLAQQQNSAQEAALNTDISNEDAVLAAQKTQLTDELNTANEILQSIPSQLNEVNEMYSAITGYNTGNGG, from the coding sequence ATGGGCACAGTTGGATTAAGTTTTGGGGCGGCAACGAGCGGACAGGGATTTGACGTAGCGTCGACTGTAACGCAGATTCAGGCGTCAGAGCAGGCGATTGAGACTCCGTGGAAGAACCAGCTGACCGCACTGCAAGCTCAAGATACGGTCTTCACTTCGCTCGGAACGGATCTCTCGACGCTCACGACAAGTTTGCAGGCCCTTACCGACTTTCAAGGGGTCTTTGCGGAGAAGCAGGGGTCCAGCTCGAATACCGATCTGCTAAGTCTTACTGCTGCGGATTCGACTGCAGTGGCGGGTAGTCACACTGTCGTGATTAATTCGCTGGCGCAGACGTCGTCGGAGGTTTCGAGTGCGATCTCGAATGCGAGCGATACGCTTTCCGGTAGTGTCACCATTCAAGGACAGGAGTTTGACATCGACAGCAGCGACGATACGCTTGCGACTCTATCTGCTGCCATTAATGCTGCCGACATTGGTGTGAAAGCAAGCGTGATCACTGATTCTTCGGGATCGCGGCTTTCACTAGTCAGCGGAACCAGTGGAGCGGCTGGTCAACTGGATGTCACCAGTTCGCTGTCGGGTGCGTCTTCTGGAGCTATAGCGTTTCAGGTTGGTCAGACTGGAAAGGATGCCAGCCTGACGGTGGATGGAGTTTCAGTAACGAGCTCGTCCAACACAGTGAGCAATGCGATCTCCGGGGTTACGTTTCAACTGCTGGGTTCATCGGCAGGAACAGAAGTGCAGGTGGAGATAACGAATGACAATACGGCTATTGCTACTGCCGTGAATAGTTTTGTGACTGCGTATAACGCGGTGATCAAAGACATCAATACGCAGGAGGGGAAGGACTCGAGCGGCAATCCGGAACCACTGTATGGAAATCCTACACTGGCAATGATCCAGAGTCAGCTCACGGGATCGCTTTTTGCGGGGGCGGCGAGCGGTTCGATCAACAACATCACTCAATTGGGCATCGGCATGAACGATGATGGAACACTGACTTTAAATGCCGACACGTTGAATGGTGCACTGAATTCAAACTTCTCCGATGTGACTGGTTTTCTGCAGAACTCTGGAAGCTTTGCTCAGACGATGGCCACAACGTTGAATAACCTAGGCACGCAGGCACCGAATGGCGCTGTATATCTGGCCCAGCAGCAGAACAGTGCCCAGGAAGCGGCGCTCAACACGGACATCAGCAATGAGGATGCTGTGCTGGCTGCGCAGAAGACGCAACTCACGGATGAGCTGAATACTGCGAACGAGATTCTGCAGTCGATCCCGAGCCAGTTGAACGAGGTCAACGAAATGTATAGCGCGATTACGGGCTACAACACTGGGAACGGGGGGTGA
- a CDS encoding flagellin encodes MALGILTNVAATYAENNLNQTQGSLQSVLQQLSSGSRINSGADDAAGLSVADGLHANEAALTQSAQNAQNGVGLLQTADGALSQVTNLLDRAVTLATEAANGGLTTAQSTAADTEFQSILTEIGNIGSSTNFNSTAVFSATATNFVVSDGTTGGTTTVAATTGALSKANVGSGTGIDLSAQVLTSAAAATTALGKITTAIADIASQRGAIGASINQLNAAANVASSEEVNLSSAESAIRSTNYGQATSDLAKYQVLSQTGISALAQANSVQQEILKLLQ; translated from the coding sequence ATGGCCTTGGGTATTCTCACCAACGTTGCAGCTACTTATGCAGAGAACAATCTCAACCAGACGCAGGGCAGCTTGCAGTCTGTTCTCCAGCAGCTTTCCTCGGGTTCGCGCATCAACAGCGGCGCGGACGATGCGGCCGGTCTGTCCGTTGCAGACGGCCTTCACGCAAACGAAGCGGCGTTGACGCAGTCGGCTCAGAATGCTCAGAATGGCGTGGGCTTGCTGCAGACCGCCGACGGCGCTCTTTCGCAGGTGACGAACTTGCTTGATCGCGCCGTTACGCTGGCGACCGAAGCTGCCAACGGCGGTTTGACGACTGCTCAGTCGACTGCTGCAGATACGGAGTTTCAAAGCATCCTCACTGAGATCGGCAACATTGGCAGTTCGACGAATTTCAACAGCACCGCAGTCTTCTCGGCGACAGCGACAAACTTCGTCGTCAGTGACGGCACCACGGGTGGAACCACGACTGTCGCCGCCACAACCGGCGCTCTGTCGAAGGCCAACGTGGGTAGCGGAACCGGCATCGATCTCTCGGCACAGGTACTTACGAGTGCCGCAGCCGCGACGACTGCGCTGGGCAAGATCACGACGGCGATTGCCGATATCGCGAGCCAGCGTGGTGCCATCGGTGCCAGCATCAACCAGCTGAACGCAGCTGCCAACGTTGCCAGTTCGGAAGAGGTCAATCTTTCATCTGCTGAGAGTGCCATCCGCTCGACCAACTATGGTCAGGCGACCAGCGACCTGGCGAAGTACCAGGTGCTGAGCCAGACCGGTATCAGCGCTCTTGCGCAGGCGAACAGCGTGCAGCAGGAGATTCTGAAGCTGCTGCAGTAA
- a CDS encoding flagellar FlbD family protein codes for MIELTRLNGGHLTVNCDLIKHVEAAPDTVLTLITGEKLVVLEPCSEIAERTLTYRARVLRAAWPEAATSLGAKAAHDASAFLRGIKHEVSED; via the coding sequence ATGATTGAACTCACACGTCTGAACGGCGGACACCTCACCGTAAACTGCGACCTCATCAAGCACGTCGAGGCCGCGCCGGACACGGTCCTCACGCTAATCACTGGCGAAAAACTTGTCGTCCTGGAACCATGCAGCGAAATCGCCGAGCGAACGCTAACCTATCGCGCGCGTGTTCTGCGAGCTGCGTGGCCTGAGGCCGCAACCTCCCTTGGAGCCAAAGCCGCACATGACGCTTCGGCCTTCCTGCGCGGAATCAAACACGAAGTTTCGGAAGACTAA